The Glycine max cultivar Williams 82 chromosome 12, Glycine_max_v4.0, whole genome shotgun sequence genome window below encodes:
- the LOC100778320 gene encoding vesicle-associated protein 4-1, whose product MAVAVAGRQKPSSDASLFTLCPFWSSRNATQRSTKTVSSVARSLLRPRRKLRLDPSSYLYFPYEPGKQVRSAVRLKNTSKSHVAFKFQTTAPKSCYMRPPGGTLAPGESLIATVFKFVEQPENNEKLSDQKHKVKFKIMSLKVKEGVDYVPELFDEQKDLVTMERILRVVFIDPERQSSVLEKLKRQLAEADAAVEARKKPPVEAGPRVAAEGLVIDEWKERREKYLARQQVQAVDSV is encoded by the exons ATGGCCGTCGCCGTCGCCGGCCGCCAGAAGCCGAGCTCCGACGCGAGCCTCTTCACGCTCTGCCCCTTCTGGAGCTCGCGCAACGCTACTCAAAGGTCCACCAAAACGGTGTCGTCCGTCGCCAGGTCGCTGCTCCGTCCGCGCCGGAAACTCCGCCTCGATCCTTCCAGTTACCTCTATTTTCCAT ATGAACCGGGAAAGCAGGTGAGGAGCGCGGTTCGGTTGAAAAACACTAGCAAGTCTCACGTTGCTTTCAAG ttcCAAACGACGGCGCCAAAGAGTTGTTACATGCGGCCTCCGGGTGGTACTCTTGCTCCGGGAGAAAGTTTGATTGCAacgg TGTTTAAGTTTGTGGAGCAACCTGAAAACAATGAGAAGTTGTCGGATCAGAAGCACAAGGTGAAGTTCAAAATCATGAGTCTCAAAGTGAAGGAAGGAGTGGACTATGTACCTGAGCTG TTTGATGAACAAAAGGATCTAGTGACAATGGAACGAATATTGAGGGTTGTCTTTATAGATCCAGAACGGCAAAGTTCT GTTTTGGAAAAACTGAAAAGACAATTGGCTGAAGCTGATGCCGCAGTTGAAGCTCGGAAGAAGCCTCCCGTGGAGGCAGGTCCTCGGGTTGCTGCCGAAGGGCTTGTAATTGATGAATGG aaagagagaagggagaagTACTTGGCCCGGCAACAAGTTCAAGCAGTAGATTCAGTGTAA
- the LOC100778859 gene encoding dynein light chain 2, cytoplasmic has translation MLEGKAVIGETDMLQTMQQDALNLASKALDFFDVTEATDIARFIKKEFDRTHGPGWQCIVGTDFGSFVTHCCGCFIYFCIGSLAILLFRGSPPP, from the exons ATGCTAGAAGGCAAGGCAGTGATTGGGGAGACAGACATGCTTCAAACCATGCAGCAGGATGCACTGAATTTGGCATCAAAAGCATTGGATTTCTTTGATGTCACAGAGGCCACTGACATAGCCCGCTTCATCAAGAAG GAATTTGATAGGACGCATGGACCTGGTTGGCAATGCATTGTAGGCACTGATTTTGGTTCGTTTGTAACTCATTGTTGTGGCTGCTTTATCTATTTCTGTATTGGCAGCTTGGCTATCTTGCTCTTTAGGGGTTCTCCTCCTCCATAG
- the LOC100799733 gene encoding probable disease resistance protein At4g27220: protein MATRIIESLVKISETYSLIFDLLYGFNSFNDNVQVLEMKLEELCSLEYDINKELEIAELQQGKKRKREVENWQRNVQRKKIEVYGIVQELRDCGVFKHLKLTAQVKKLIGQVTDLVECGRFPKGIVGCAHESRGYALLTTKLAGAMFQKNVAKIWDWLMNDGELIIGVYGMGGVGKTSMLMHIHNMLLTRVTNFDSVFWVTLSQSFSIHKLQCDVAKIVGLDISKESDERKRAARLSWTLMRRKRCVLFLDDVWSYFPLEKVGIPVREGLKLVLTSRSLEVCRRMNCQNNVKVEPLAKEEAWTLFLDNLGQQTTLSPEVTKVARSVAKECAGLPLAIITMARSMRGVEEICEWRHALEELRNTEIRLEEMEMEVLRVLQFSYDHLNDNMLQKCFLCCALYPEDFEIDRDVLIESFVDEGLVNGMKSLEAMFDEGQTILNKLENSCLLGKVENYVGGKKCMGLQDASSHIAISMMKRGCQCVAPIDNVEGYYVGSQLVKMHDLVRAMAINVIKVNYHFLVKAGLQLTEIPDEVEWNEDLEKVSLMCNWIHEIPTGISPRCPKLRTLILKHNESLTSISDSFFVHMSSLQVLDLSFTDIEVLPKSVADLNTLTALLLTSCKRLKHMPSLAKLQTLIRLDLSFTAITEIPQDLETLVNLKWLNLYAKNLVSTGKEIAKLIHLQFLILHWWSRKIKVKVEHISCLGKLETFAGNLYNMQHFNAYVKTMHEYGPRSYLLQLDSEESPGKSPWYFFAEVCFSKDVIISNCKIRTGVTPLMLPSDIQRLKVERCHDIRSLCDILSLKNATSLKRCEIADCDGQEYLFSLCCSSSCCTSLHNIESVELYNLKNLHTLCKENEAVAQTLPPPGAFTCLKYFCIYHCPIIKKLLTPGLLAYLQNLEEIIVHNCKSMEEIISVDGIDYESSGGNKYCVANRDAVKVTHPKLVSLSLKHLPELRSICRGLMICESLQNFRIFKCPKLIRLPETATPVQTLYDCF, encoded by the coding sequence ATGGCTACTAGGATCATAGAAAGCTTGGTAAAAATCAGTGAAACATATTCTCTAATCTTTGATCTGCTCTACGGATTCAACAGCTTCAATGATAATGTACAAGTGCTAGAAATGAAACTAGAAGAGTTATGCAGCCTAGAATATGACATAAACAAAGAGCTTGAAATTGCAGAGCTACAGCAAGGCAAGAAAAGAAAACGAGAAGTTGAAAATTGGCAGAGAAATGTTCAAAGGAAGAAAATTGAAGTCTATGGCATAGTTCAGGAATTGAGGGACTGTGGAGTGTTTAAGCATCTAAAGTTAACTGCACAAGTAAAGAAACTAATAGGACAAGTGACAGATCTTGTGGAGTGTGGTAGGTTTCCTAAAGGAATTGTGGGGTGTGCACATGAATCTAGAGGATATGCATTGTTGACAACAAAATTAGCAGGTGCAATGTTTCAGAAAAATGTTGCTAAGATATGGGATTGGTTGATGAATGATGGTGAGTTGATAATTGGTGTGTATGGAATGGGAGGAGTGGGGAAAACTAGTATGCTAATGCACATACATAATATGCTTTTAACAAGAGTCACCAACTTTGATAGTGTGTTTTGGGTGACTCTCTCACAGTCATTTAGCATTCACAAATTGCAGTGTGATGTAGCCAAAATAGTTGGGCTAGATATTTCAAAAGAAAGTGATGAAAGGAAAAGAGCAGCAAGATTATCATGGACATTGATGAGAAGGAAAAGATGTGTACTTTTTTTGGATGATGTGTGGAGTTATTTTCCACTAGAGAAGGTGGGAATTCCTGTGAGGGAAGGGCTAAAGTTGGTTTTGACAAGTCGTTCATTAGAAGTGTGTCGAAGGATGAATTGTCAAAACAATGTCAAAGTGGAGCCTCTTGCTAAGGAAGAAGCATGGACCTTGTTTCTAGATAACCTTGGACAACAGACTACTCTTTCTCCAGAAGTAACAAAGGTTGCTAGGTCTGTCGCAAAAGAATGTGCTGGTTTACCCCTTGCAATTATTACAATGGCCAGGAGCATGAGGGGAGTGGAAGAAATTTGTGAGTGGCGGCATGCTCTGGAAGAACTAAGAAACACAGAAATTAGGCTGGAAGAAATGGAAATGGAGGTACTCCGTGTGTTGCAATTTAGCTATGATCACTTAAATGATAACATGCTACAAAAGTGCTTCTTATGTTGTGCATTATATCCTGAAGACTTTGAAATAGACAGGGATGTTTTGATAGAAAGTTTTGTTGATGAGGGACTGGTGAATGGAATGAAAAGTTTGGAGGCTATGTTTGATGAAGGACAAACCATACTGAATAAGCTTGAAAACAGTTGTCTTTTGGGGAAAGTGGAAAATTATGTTGGTGGAAAAAAATGCATGGGGTTACAGGATGCCAGCAGTCATATAGCTATCAGCATGATGAAAAGGGGATGCCAATGTGTGGCACCAATAGATAATGTGGAAGGCTATTATGTGGGAAGTCAATTGGTGAAAATGCATGATTTGGTGAGGGCTATGGCTATTAATGTTATAAAGGTGAACTACCATTTTCTTGTGAAGGCTGGGTTGCAATTGACTGAGATTCCAGATGAAGTAGAATGGAACGAAGACCTGGAGAAGGTTTCTCTGATGTGTAATTGGATACATGAAATTCCAACAGGCATATCACCTAGGTGTCCTAAACTTAGAACCTTGATCTTGAAGCATAATGAATCCCTGACAAGTATCTCagattctttttttgttcacATGTCTTCACTCCAAGTTCTTGATTTGTCCTTCACAGACATTGAGGTTTTGCCAAAATCTGTGGCTGACTTGAATACCCTCACTGCTTTGTTGCTAACATCTTGTAAGAGGTTGAAGCACATGCCTTCGCTAGCAAAGCTGCAGACCTTAATAAGATTGGACCTATCTTTTACTGCGATCACAGAAATACCTCAAGATTTGGAAACGTTGGTCAACCTTAAATGGCTTAATCTTTATGCAAAAAATTTGGTGTCAACAGGAAAAGAAATAGCAAAATTGATTCACCTGCAGTTTCTGATTCTTCATTGGTGGTCcagaaagataaaagtgaaagTAGAACACATATCATGCCTGGGAAAGTTGGAAACATTTGCTGGTAACTTATACAACATGCAGCATTTCAATGCCTATGTGAAaacaatgcatgaatatggaCCTAGAAGTTACCTTCTTCAGTTAGACAGTGAAGAGTCTCCTGGTAAATCTCCATGGTACTTTTTTGCTGAAGTTTGTTTCAGCAAGGATGTGATCATTTCAAACTGCAAAATCAGAACAGGAGTAACACCCCTTATGCTCCCTTCAGACATTCAACGCTTGAAGGTTGAAAGATGTCATGACATAAGAAGCTTATGTGATATTTTGTCATTAAAAAATGCCACTTCTTTGAAGCGCTGTGAGATTGCTGACTGTGATGGCCAAGAGTACTTGTTTTCTTTATGTTGCTCTTCCTCCTGCTGCACCTCTCTTCACAACATAGAATCTGTGGAACTCTATAACCTGAAAAACTTGCACACTCTTTGCAAGGAAAACGAAGCTGTGGCTCAAACCCTTCCACCTCCAGGAGCTTTTACTTGTCTCAAGTATTTTTGCATCTACCATTGTCCCATTATCAAGAAGTTGCTGACACCAGGATTGCTAGCCTATCTACAGAACTTGGAAGAGATAATTGTTCATAATTGCAAGTCAATGGAGGAAATAATTTCAGTAGATGGCATAGATTATGAAAGCTCTGGTGGTAACAAATATTGTGTGGCTAATAGAGATGCTGTTAAAGTCACACATCCAAAGTTAGTATCATTATCATTGAAGCACCTACCAGAACTCAGGAGCATATGTAGAGGACTAATGATATGCGAGTCTCTACAAAACTTTAGGATCTTTAAATGCCCTAAACTAATAAGGCTCCCTGAAACTGCTACCCCAGTTCAGACTTTGTACGATTGTTTCTGA
- the LOC100800264 gene encoding uncharacterized protein, giving the protein MAPRLLSCFRNKHAGGCSHHDEGCGASSEESAAGAREAAGEGPVLVEMFTSQGCATSPAADLVLSRLGRGDFQLEVPVVLLAFHVDYWDYVGWKDPFGSSQWTVRQKAYVEALGLDTLFTPQVVVQGQAHLEGNDDNALISAITSAPRFPAPTFQATFNKPTPTSLEVTLVGALRTKVDNLGVDVMVALYETGLVTDCPRGENKGRVLSNDYVVRKLEKLCTVKDYPAKKTMSGTATFSLWDTFNSSRCGMAVFVQNSSHQIFGSQNFQLPDDL; this is encoded by the exons ATGGCGCCGCGTCTCTTGTCATGCTTCCGCAACAAGCACGCCGGCGGGTGCAGCCACCACGACGAGGGATGCGGCGCATCATCGGAGGAGTCGGCGGCGGGGGCGAGGGAAGCAGCAGGAGAGGGGCCGGTGCTGGTGGAGATGTTCACGTCGCAGGGGTGCGCAACGTCGCCGGCGGCGGACCTGGTACTGTCACGGCTGGGGAGGGGGGACTTCCAGCTGGAGGTGCCGGTGGTGCTATTAGCATTCCATGTAGACTATTGGGACTACGTGGGCTGGAAGGACCCATTTGGGTCCAGCCAGTGGACCGTTAGGCAGAAGGCCTATGTTGAGGCCCTTGGGCTTGACACGCTTTTCACTCCACAGGTTGTGGTCCAAGGTCAGGCCCATCTCGAAGGAAATGACGATAATGCCCTCATCTCTGCCATTACCTCTGCGCCTAGGTTCCCTGCTCCCACCTTCCAG GCAACTTTCAATAAGCCTACACCAACTTCTTTGGAAGTCACCTTAGTTGGGGCATTGAGGACTAAGGTGGACAATCTTGGTGTAGATGTCATGGTAGCATTATACGAAACTGGTTTGGTTACTGATTGCCCTAGAGGGGAAAACAAAGGTCGTGTTCTATCCAATGACTATGTTGTCAGAAAACTTGAAAAGCTCTGCACTGTCAAAGACTACCCTGCTAAGAAGACAATGTCAGGAACTGCTACTTTTTCCTTATGGGATACATTCAACAGCAGCAGGTGTGGCATGGCAGTCTTTGTTCAAAACAGCTCTCATCAAATTTTTGGTTCACAGAATTTTCAGCTGCCAGATGATTTGTGA
- the LOC100800795 gene encoding cyclic nucleotide-gated ion channel 4, translated as MATSDHPVQESRFSRMHYFSTDDDQDEDDDDTDLDFVDDSNVSPAEEEEPKKSDILGGENFNRRREFRVVLDPRGKWVQEWNRVFLLVCATGLFVDPLFFYALSISDTCMCLFVDGWLVITVTALRCMTDALHVWNMWLEFKMAKRSSSFIGRDTNASGGGGGGGGGYALRYLKAKRGFFFDLFVILPIPQIVLWVTIPFLLKKGSITLVVTVFLIMFLFQYLPKIYHSVCLLRRMQDLSGYISGTVWWGIALNLIAYFVASHAAGACWYLLGLQRAAKCLEEQCAKTTGCGLRTLCCKEPIYYGGINIVRDKTRLLWAQNREARSTCLDSADNYDYGVYEWSVQLVTNDSRLEKILFPIFWGLMTLSTFGNLESTPERLEVIFNIIVLTSGLLLVTMLIGNIKVFLHSTTSKKQAMLLRMRNIEWWMSKRRLPQGFRQRVRNYERMRWAATRGVDECQMIKNLPEGLRRDIKYHLCLDLVRQVPLFQHMDDLVLENICDRVKSLVFTKGETITKEGDPVQRMLFVVRGHLQSSQVLRDGVKSFCMLGPGNFSGDELLSWCLRRPFIERLPPSSCTLVTLETTEAFGLEAQDVKYVTQHFRYTFVNEKVKRSARYYSPAWRTWAAVAIQLAWRRYQHRLTLTSLSFIRPRRPLSRSTSMEEDRLRLYTAMLTSPKPNQDDFDF; from the exons atGGCCACCTCTGACCACCCTGTCCAGGAATCACGTTTCTCACGCATGCACTACTTCTCCACTGACGACGACCAAGACGAGGATGACGACGACACCGACCTCGACTTCGTCGACGACAGCAATGTCAGCCCTGCTGAAGAGGAGGAACCCAAAAAATCCGACATTCTCGGCGGCGAGAATTTCAATCGCCGCAGGGAATTTCGGGTGGTGCTGGACCCGCGAGGCAAGTGGGTTCAGGAATGGAACAGGGTGTTCCTCCTCGTGTGCGCCACCGGGTTGTTCGTGGACCCGCTGTTCTTCTACGCGCTGTCGATAAGCGACACGTGTATGTGCCTCTTCGTGGATGGGTGGCTCGTCATCACCGTCACTGCGCTCCGCTGCATGACGGACGCGTTGCACGTGTGGAACATGTGGTTGGAGTTCAAGATGGCGAaacgttcttcttcttttatcggAAGGGACACTAACGCCTCAGGTGGCGGCGGCGGAGGCGGAGGCGGCTATGCTCTTCGCTACCTCAAGGCCAAACGGGGCTTCTTCTTTGACCTCTTTGTCATCCTCCCTATTCCCCAG ATTGTGCTATGGGTGACAATTCCGTTCTTGTTGAAGAAAGGATCAATTACGTTGGTGGTGACAGTGTTCTTAATTATGTTCCTCTTTCAATACCTTCCCAAAATTTATCACTCTGTTTGCCTCTTGCGTCGCATGCAAGACCTTTCTGGCTACATTTCTGGCACCGTTTGGTGGGGTATCGCACTCAACCTGATCGCATATTTTGTTGCTTCCCAT GCTGCAGGGGCATGTTGGTACTTGCTAGGGTTACAAAGAGCAGCAAAGTGCCTAGAAGAGCAATGTGCAAAAACAACTGGTTGTGGATTGAGAACACTGTGTTGCAAAGAGCCTATATACTATGGAGGCATTAACATTGTAAGAGACAAAACAAGGTTGTTATGGGCACAGAACAGGGAAGCTAGGTCTACTTGCTTGGACAGTGCTGATAACTACGACTATGGTGTATATGAATGGTCTGTACAACTCGTCACAAATGATAGCCGATTGGAAAAGATACTTTTCCCTATCTTCTGGGGCCTAATGACTCTAAG CACTTTTGGGAACCTAGAGAGCACACCAGAGCGACTAGAAGTGATTTTTAACATTATTGTGTTGACTAGTGGCCTCCTTCTGGTGACTATGCTGATTGGCAACATCAAG GTGTTTTTGCATTCCACAACATCAAAGAAGCAAGCGATGCTATTGAGGATGAGGAACATTGAATGGTGGATGAGCAAAAGGCGATTGCCACAAGGGTTCCGGCAGCGCGTGAGGAACTATGAGCGGATGCGTTGGGCTGCCACGCGCGGGGTTGATGAATGCCAGATGATTAAAAATCTCCCTGAGGGACTAAGAAGGGACATCAAGTACCATCTTTGTTTGGATTTGGTGAGACAG GTGCCACTCTTTCAGCATATGGATGATTTGGTGCTAGAGAATATTTGTGACCGTGTGAAGTCCCTTGTATTCACTAAGGGAGAAACA ATAACGAAAGAAGGAGACCCAGTTCAAAGAATGCTATTTGTAGTAAGGGGTCACCTTCAAAGTAGCCAAGTACTCCGAGACGGAGTGAAGAGTTTCTGCATGTTAGGGCCGGGGAACTTCAGTGGAGACGAGCTGCTCTCATGGTGTCTGAGAAGGCCATTCATAGAGCGTCTTCCACCGTCTTCATGCACGTTGGTGACACTGGAAACGACAGAGGCGTTTGGGCTTGAGGCACAGGACGTGAAGTACGTGACGCAACATTTCAGGTACACATTCGTGAATGAGAAGGTGAAGAGGAGTGCCAGGTATTACTCGCCAGCTTGGAGAACTTGGGCTGCGGTGGCCATTCAGTTGGCTTGGAGGAGGTACCAGCATCGTTTGACTTTGACTTCTTTGTCCTTTATAAGGCCCCGCAGGCCTCTCTCTAGGTCTACTTCCATGGAAGAGGATAGGCTTCGTTTATATACGGCTATGTTAACCTCCCCCAAGCCTAATCAAGATGACTTTGACTTCTGA
- the LOC100777261 gene encoding uncharacterized protein, giving the protein MSAATRAWIVASSIGAVEALKDQLGVCRWNHALRSLQQHAKSNIRSYTQAKNLSSATSAAVSNKVKRTKEESMRKIMDLSCWGPNTSRF; this is encoded by the coding sequence ATGAGTGCAGCCACCAGAGCTTGGATTGTGGCATCAAGCATTGGAGCAGTGGAAGCATTGAAGGATCAATTGGGGGTGTGCAGGTGGAACCATGCATTGAGGTCACTCCAGCAGCATGCCAAGAGCAACATCAGATCCTACACTCAGGCCAAGAACCTGTCTTCTGCTACTTCTGCTGCTGTTTCCAATAAGGTCAAGAGGACCAAGGAAGAGTCCATGAGGAAAATCATGGACTTGAGCTGTTGGGGTCCCAATACTTCAAGGTTTTAG
- the LOC121173220 gene encoding uncharacterized protein encodes MFKSFSMLVLCFITYINKYQNFLTSSKLSRQTKIPVITIHLQSLANLLVWRSRERMAHTNAMNSIPPNRIPMREEEVNRFKELQEIFDKFFKLLFGVIAFKISPMGEALFIAHPNVMMLLVLMIVLYFSLWLLGTMLPKNSVIFQIILVFIMMLIASVFSVLVLTIICSLSLFFYTASIMSWVGIFALTAYYCYQVLYALVVSAISDTINQLIDGYWTQSTRLPV; translated from the exons ATGTTCAAAAGCTTTTCTATGTTAGTACTCTGTTTCAtaacttatataaataaatatcaaaactTCCTCacatcatcaaaactttcaAGGCAAACGAAAATCCCCGTTATCACAATACACCTGCAAAGTCTAGCTAATCTTCTTGTTTGGAGGAGTAGAGAAAGGATGGCTCACACTAATGCTATGAATTCTATTCCACCAAATCGAATTCCAATGAG GGAGGAAGAGGTTAACCGGTTCAAGGAGTTACAAGAGATCTTTGACaaattcttcaagttgttgTTTGGTGTCATTGCCTTCAAGATCTCACCAATGGGAGAAGCTTTATTCATAGCCCACCCCAATGTGATGATGCTTTTGGTTTTGATGATTGTGCTCTACTTCTCACTGTGGCTGCTGGGAACAATGCTTCCAAAGAATAGTGTGATCTTCCAAATAATCTTAGTTTTCATCATGATGCTGATTGCAAGTGTTTTCTCAGTTTTGGTTTTGACCATTATATGTTcactttcactctttttttataCAGCTAGCATCATGTCATGGGTTGGCATTTTTGCTTTGACTGCTTATTATTGTTATCAAGTGCTTTATGCATTGGTTGTTAGTGCAATTTCAGATACAATCAACCAACTGATTGATGGTTACTGGACCCAGAGTACAAGGCTACCGGTTTAG